The proteins below are encoded in one region of Sphingopyxis sp. YR583:
- a CDS encoding acyl-CoA dehydrogenase family protein — MQFAYNDEQQMLHDSALRFGSDEWNAADRLKRLAEGTEGSARRWAQMAELGWLMLPIAEDEGGLGGGPVEIMAIMEGVGRHLMTDAYVSYCVLAPALMAGGGDHCRALLEQVGAGQVRIAAALIEDEGFDVASIATTAAADGDGFRLTGAKAHVEDGADADWYLVSARTSGVSGERDGVSLFLVPASAEGLTIQRFRSVDSHRHCSLDLTGVAGIPVGAVGKAAGRIDAALDRAIVAHLAEAVGSMEAAVEATLEYVRTRQQFGAPIGSFQVVQHKVVDMSVACEEARALMMVAASQLASGGEASSLIAAAKVRVAQCGIAVAQQAVQLHGGVGTSEELIVSHHLRRQMMLDLAHGDRDHHKARFAELTR, encoded by the coding sequence ATGCAGTTCGCCTATAATGACGAGCAGCAGATGCTGCACGACAGCGCCCTGCGCTTCGGCTCCGACGAGTGGAACGCGGCCGACCGGCTCAAGCGCCTTGCCGAAGGAACAGAGGGAAGCGCGCGCCGCTGGGCGCAGATGGCCGAACTAGGCTGGCTGATGCTGCCGATCGCCGAGGACGAAGGCGGGCTGGGCGGCGGCCCGGTCGAGATCATGGCGATCATGGAAGGCGTTGGACGTCACCTGATGACCGACGCCTATGTCTCCTACTGCGTGCTGGCGCCTGCGCTGATGGCGGGGGGCGGCGACCATTGCCGTGCGCTGCTGGAGCAGGTCGGGGCCGGGCAGGTCCGGATCGCCGCGGCGCTGATCGAGGATGAGGGGTTCGATGTCGCTTCGATTGCAACGACTGCAGCGGCCGACGGCGATGGCTTCAGGCTGACGGGCGCCAAGGCGCATGTCGAGGATGGCGCGGATGCCGACTGGTATCTGGTGTCGGCGCGCACGTCGGGCGTTTCGGGCGAGCGCGATGGCGTCAGCCTGTTCCTCGTCCCGGCGAGCGCCGAAGGCTTGACCATCCAGCGCTTCCGTTCGGTCGACAGCCACCGCCATTGCAGCCTCGACCTGACTGGCGTCGCGGGCATTCCGGTCGGCGCGGTGGGCAAGGCCGCCGGCCGCATTGACGCTGCGCTCGACCGCGCGATCGTCGCGCATCTGGCCGAGGCGGTCGGGTCGATGGAGGCGGCGGTCGAAGCGACACTCGAATATGTCCGCACGCGCCAGCAATTCGGCGCGCCGATCGGCAGCTTCCAGGTCGTGCAGCACAAGGTCGTCGACATGAGCGTCGCGTGCGAGGAAGCGCGCGCGCTGATGATGGTCGCTGCCTCGCAGCTCGCGAGCGGGGGCGAGGCATCCTCGCTGATCGCGGCGGCCAAGGTCCGCGTCGCGCAATGCGGTATCGCGGTTGCGCAGCAGGCGGTGCAGCTTCATGGCGGCGTCGGCACAAGCGAGGAACTGATCGTCAGCCATCACCTCCGCCGCCAGATGATGCTCGACCTCGCGCACGGCGACCGCGACCATCACAAGGCGCGGTTTGCGGAACTGACCCGCTAA
- a CDS encoding acyl-CoA dehydrogenase family protein, whose amino-acid sequence MNLDLAPEDREFQQEVREFFANSIPEDWKKTVRAGLRLSPENLVAYQRRLAERGWGAPTWPKEYGGTGWTPQQLHIFWSEASAADAPAQFHQGLELIGPIIFTYGSQAQKDFYLPRIISGEDWWCQGYSEPGAGSDLAALRTRADRDGDHYIVNGHKMWTSYAHVADRMFILARTSNEGRRQQGISLMLVDMDTPGIRISPIHTLDEKHHTNEVFLDDVRIPAANVVGEEGMGWNYGKVLLDRERMVAAATAMFLPQTLRAVRAAATRRRTANGLLIDKPEFKAKLAQVEIEAMAVQAMVLRLMADAAAGADSGPRGSMVKLRWSELTQQATALWVEALGPKAQHFAALDDDSVLPEDMPFALKGALYARVTTIYGGSSEIQRNIIARRALGL is encoded by the coding sequence ATGAATCTGGACCTGGCGCCCGAAGACCGGGAGTTTCAGCAAGAGGTACGCGAATTTTTCGCGAACTCGATTCCCGAAGACTGGAAAAAGACCGTTCGTGCCGGGCTGCGCCTGTCGCCCGAGAATCTCGTCGCCTATCAGCGCCGTCTGGCCGAGCGCGGCTGGGGCGCGCCCACCTGGCCCAAGGAATATGGCGGCACCGGCTGGACTCCGCAGCAACTGCATATCTTCTGGTCCGAAGCGTCGGCGGCCGATGCACCCGCGCAATTTCATCAGGGGCTCGAACTGATCGGCCCGATCATCTTCACCTATGGCAGCCAGGCGCAGAAGGATTTCTACCTGCCGCGTATCATCAGCGGCGAGGATTGGTGGTGTCAGGGCTATTCGGAGCCCGGCGCCGGATCGGACCTTGCGGCGCTGCGCACCCGCGCCGACCGCGATGGCGATCATTATATCGTCAACGGGCACAAGATGTGGACCAGTTATGCCCATGTCGCCGATCGCATGTTCATTCTCGCCCGCACCTCGAACGAGGGGCGGCGGCAGCAGGGCATTTCGCTGATGCTCGTCGACATGGACACGCCGGGCATCCGCATCAGCCCGATCCACACGCTGGATGAAAAGCATCACACGAACGAGGTGTTCCTCGACGATGTCCGTATTCCCGCCGCCAATGTCGTCGGCGAGGAGGGCATGGGCTGGAATTACGGCAAGGTGCTGCTTGATCGCGAACGGATGGTCGCTGCGGCGACCGCGATGTTCCTGCCGCAGACGCTGCGCGCGGTGCGCGCGGCCGCGACGCGCCGCCGGACCGCGAACGGCCTGTTGATCGACAAGCCCGAATTCAAGGCGAAGCTGGCACAGGTCGAGATCGAGGCGATGGCGGTGCAGGCGATGGTGTTGCGCCTGATGGCCGACGCCGCGGCGGGCGCCGACTCCGGCCCACGCGGGTCGATGGTCAAGCTGCGCTGGTCCGAATTGACGCAGCAGGCGACCGCTTTGTGGGTCGAGGCGCTGGGACCGAAAGCGCAGCATTTCGCGGCCCTCGACGACGACAGCGTGCTGCCGGAGGACATGCCCTTTGCGCTGAAGGGCGCGCTCTATGCGCGCGTCACCACTATCTATGGCGGGTCGAGCGAGATCCAGCGCAACATCATCGCGCGCCGCGCGCTCGGCCTTTGA
- a CDS encoding long-chain fatty acid--CoA ligase, translating to MHGLMQAQPLTTAMLIRHAATNHPRREIVSRRADGSLERSDWQTVERHARHIAAGLVDLGLKPGDRVATLAWNRLPHLELYYGVSGAGMVLHTVNPRLFPEQIRFIIDHGGARILCVDPDLLPVVEPLLADLPKIERVIVLADQAAMPETAVADPISYQSLTDGPRAIAKWPDLDENSASALCYTSGTTGNPKGVLYSHRSTVLHAMSALANDSMSLGAADSILVVTPLFHVNAWGIPYSAAMAGSKLVLPGSALDPVSLYELMRDEGVTFSLGVPTIWFAFLDHLERERSPEDRTALKLNRIFTGGAATPRSLIERFRGLLGVDTMQAWGMTETSPVATVCRPLAHHADLSEPQQIDLRALQGRSVFGIELRIEDEDGNELPRDGEAAGLLKVRGPWVLSAYHGHPAGSALDADGWFDTGDVAKIDPDGFLQITDRAKDVIKSGGEWISSIDLENAAVAHSKVAEAAVIGVAHPKWQERPLLLVQLHRGEDCAKDEIMAHLADKVARWWLPDDIIFVDELPHTATGKLLKTELRKRHGDHFAAVEDSVT from the coding sequence ATGCACGGCCTGATGCAGGCGCAGCCCCTAACGACCGCGATGCTGATCCGGCACGCGGCGACCAACCACCCGCGCCGCGAGATCGTGTCGCGCCGCGCCGACGGGTCGCTCGAGCGGTCGGACTGGCAGACGGTGGAACGCCACGCGCGCCATATTGCAGCGGGACTTGTCGATCTCGGCCTGAAACCCGGCGACCGCGTCGCGACGCTGGCGTGGAACCGCCTGCCGCACCTCGAACTTTATTATGGCGTCAGCGGTGCCGGCATGGTGCTCCACACCGTCAATCCGCGCCTGTTCCCCGAACAGATCCGTTTCATCATCGATCATGGCGGCGCGCGCATATTGTGCGTTGACCCCGACCTGTTGCCAGTCGTCGAACCGCTTCTCGCCGACCTGCCGAAAATCGAGCGCGTGATCGTCCTCGCCGATCAGGCCGCCATGCCCGAAACCGCGGTCGCCGATCCGATCTCCTACCAGAGCCTGACCGACGGCCCGCGCGCGATCGCGAAGTGGCCCGACCTCGACGAGAACAGCGCCAGCGCGCTTTGCTACACCAGCGGGACGACGGGCAATCCGAAGGGTGTACTCTACAGCCACCGCTCGACCGTGCTGCATGCGATGAGCGCGCTCGCAAATGATTCGATGTCGCTCGGCGCGGCGGACTCGATCCTCGTCGTCACCCCGCTCTTTCACGTCAACGCGTGGGGTATCCCCTATTCCGCGGCGATGGCAGGCTCGAAGCTCGTCCTGCCCGGTTCTGCCCTCGACCCCGTATCGCTCTACGAATTGATGCGCGACGAAGGCGTGACCTTCTCGCTCGGCGTCCCGACGATCTGGTTCGCCTTCCTCGACCATCTCGAACGCGAGCGCTCGCCCGAAGACCGGACCGCGCTGAAACTGAACCGCATCTTCACCGGCGGCGCCGCCACCCCGCGCTCGCTGATCGAGCGATTCCGCGGCCTGCTGGGTGTCGACACGATGCAGGCGTGGGGCATGACCGAAACCAGCCCGGTGGCGACCGTCTGCCGCCCGCTTGCGCATCATGCCGACCTGTCGGAACCGCAGCAGATCGATCTCCGCGCGCTGCAAGGCCGCTCGGTGTTCGGCATCGAACTGCGCATCGAGGATGAGGACGGCAACGAACTGCCGCGCGACGGCGAGGCGGCCGGGCTGCTCAAGGTGCGCGGTCCGTGGGTACTCAGCGCCTATCACGGCCACCCCGCGGGCAGCGCACTGGACGCCGACGGCTGGTTCGATACCGGCGACGTCGCAAAAATCGATCCCGACGGCTTTCTCCAGATCACCGACCGCGCAAAGGACGTCATCAAATCGGGCGGCGAATGGATCTCGTCGATCGATCTCGAAAACGCCGCCGTCGCGCATTCGAAGGTCGCCGAGGCCGCAGTGATCGGCGTCGCCCATCCGAAATGGCAGGAACGCCCGCTCCTGCTCGTCCAGCTTCACCGCGGCGAAGACTGCGCGAAGGACGAAATCATGGCGCATCTTGCCGACAAGGTCGCGCGCTGGTGGCTTCCCGACGACATCATCTTTGTCGACGAACTGCCGCACACGGCGACGGGCAAGCTGCTCAAGACCGAACTGCGCAAACGCCACGGCGACCATTTCGCCGCCGTGGAGGACAGCGTCACCTGA
- a CDS encoding DUF3237 domain-containing protein: protein MGIETLAWEPLFVMRLNVAYDQAQPIGGESRLGIFPVHGGTFEGPRLRGRVLPDGADWVTWRGDGTMIIDVRTSLETDDGARIAMHYTGLTAPTSPEAAERFKRREPGPYEDLYLRTTPRFVTSHPDYDWMNRIIAVANGMRTDDGPMYHVFAIR, encoded by the coding sequence ATGGGAATCGAGACGCTGGCGTGGGAACCGCTGTTCGTGATGCGGCTGAACGTCGCCTATGATCAGGCGCAGCCGATCGGCGGCGAAAGCCGGCTCGGGATTTTTCCCGTGCATGGCGGGACATTCGAGGGACCGCGGCTGCGCGGCCGCGTCCTGCCCGACGGCGCCGACTGGGTGACCTGGCGCGGTGACGGGACGATGATCATCGACGTCCGCACTTCGCTCGAAACCGATGACGGTGCGCGGATCGCGATGCATTATACGGGGCTGACCGCACCGACATCGCCCGAGGCGGCCGAGCGTTTCAAACGGCGTGAGCCGGGGCCGTATGAGGATCTGTATCTGCGCACGACGCCGCGCTTCGTGACGTCGCACCCCGATTATGACTGGATGAACCGCATCATTGCCGTCGCCAATGGGATGCGCACCGACGACGGCCCGATGTATCACGTCTTCGCGATCAGGTGA
- a CDS encoding nuclear transport factor 2 family protein, protein MESDVGKLWDREMIRDCLYRYCRGIDRCDEAMLRSACWPGGTDDHGAYNGTTDGFIDWAMQTLPLIERGIHQIHNILIELRGDEAAVESYFTALQRQPGREGGLVELTMAGRYVDRFEKRGDEWRVAARVVVFDWVDERPAPDKSEAERFAHRKSVGRPWPDDPVYALFGAGKQGEG, encoded by the coding sequence ATGGAATCGGACGTCGGCAAATTGTGGGATCGCGAGATGATCCGCGATTGCCTCTATCGTTATTGTCGCGGCATCGACCGGTGCGACGAGGCGATGTTGCGGTCGGCCTGCTGGCCCGGCGGCACCGACGATCATGGCGCCTATAACGGGACGACCGACGGCTTCATCGACTGGGCGATGCAGACGCTGCCGCTGATCGAGCGCGGCATTCACCAGATCCACAATATCCTGATCGAACTGCGCGGCGACGAGGCGGCGGTCGAAAGCTATTTCACCGCCTTGCAACGTCAGCCCGGACGCGAAGGCGGGCTGGTCGAACTCACTATGGCAGGGCGCTATGTCGACCGGTTCGAAAAGCGTGGCGACGAATGGCGGGTGGCCGCCCGGGTCGTCGTTTTCGACTGGGTCGACGAGCGCCCGGCGCCGGATAAGAGCGAGGCCGAACGCTTTGCGCATCGCAAATCGGTTGGGCGCCCCTGGCCCGACGATCCGGTTTATGCGCTATTCGGGGCTGGAAAGCAGGGAGAGGGCTGA
- a CDS encoding acetyl-CoA C-acetyltransferase: protein MTLRRAAIVAPIRTAVGKFGGSLSSMTAGDLGAVILKALIERTKIDPSRVDDVVFSQGYGNGEAPAIGHWSWLAAGLPLEVPGYQLDRRCGSGLQAVVNAAMMVQTGMSDVVVAGGVESMSNVEHYSTDIRKGVRAGNLTLHDRLTRGRLMSQPVERFGVITGMIETAENLAKDYGISREACDAYAAGSHQRAAAAWANGLFDDELVPVSVPQKKGDPIVFAHDEGYRADATLETLGKLRPLEGGVVTAGNASQQNDAAAACLVVAEDKLDELGLEPIAWYHSSAAAGCDPSRMGIGPVPAVERLFARNGLGWGDIDLVELNEAFAPQVLAVLKGWGWSEDDSRNKILNVNGSGISLGHPIGATGGRILANLTRELVRRDGRYGLETMCIGGGQGIAAIFERA, encoded by the coding sequence ATGACCCTTCGCCGCGCCGCCATTGTCGCCCCGATCCGCACCGCCGTCGGCAAGTTCGGCGGGTCGCTGTCGTCGATGACGGCGGGCGATCTGGGCGCGGTCATCCTGAAGGCGCTGATCGAGCGGACGAAGATCGACCCGTCGCGTGTCGACGACGTCGTCTTTTCGCAAGGCTATGGCAATGGCGAGGCGCCCGCCATCGGCCACTGGTCGTGGCTCGCGGCGGGGCTGCCGCTCGAAGTGCCGGGATATCAGCTCGACCGCCGCTGCGGGTCGGGGCTGCAGGCGGTCGTCAACGCCGCGATGATGGTCCAGACCGGGATGTCCGACGTCGTCGTCGCGGGCGGGGTCGAATCGATGTCGAATGTCGAACATTACAGCACCGACATTCGAAAGGGCGTGCGCGCGGGCAATCTGACGCTTCATGACCGGCTGACCCGCGGGCGGTTGATGTCGCAGCCGGTCGAGCGCTTCGGCGTCATCACCGGCATGATCGAAACCGCCGAAAATCTGGCGAAGGATTATGGCATCAGCCGCGAGGCGTGCGACGCTTATGCCGCGGGCAGCCACCAGCGTGCGGCGGCGGCGTGGGCGAACGGGCTGTTCGACGACGAACTGGTGCCGGTGTCGGTGCCGCAGAAAAAGGGCGATCCGATCGTCTTTGCGCACGATGAGGGGTATCGCGCCGACGCGACGCTGGAGACGCTCGGCAAGCTCCGCCCGCTCGAAGGTGGCGTCGTCACCGCGGGCAATGCCAGCCAGCAGAATGACGCCGCGGCGGCCTGCCTCGTGGTTGCCGAAGACAAGCTCGACGAACTCGGTCTCGAACCCATCGCCTGGTATCACAGCTCGGCAGCGGCGGGCTGCGACCCCAGCAGGATGGGCATCGGGCCGGTGCCGGCGGTGGAGCGGCTGTTTGCGCGCAATGGGCTTGGCTGGGGCGACATCGACCTCGTCGAACTGAACGAGGCCTTCGCGCCGCAAGTGCTCGCGGTGCTCAAGGGATGGGGCTGGTCGGAGGACGACAGCCGGAACAAAATCCTCAACGTCAACGGCTCGGGCATCTCGCTCGGCCATCCGATCGGCGCGACGGGTGGGCGCATCCTTGCCAATCTGACGCGCGAACTGGTGCGCCGCGATGGCCGTTACGGGCTGGAGACGATGTGCATCGGCGGCGGCCAGGGCATCGCCGCGATCTTCGAGCGCGCCTGA
- a CDS encoding acyl-CoA dehydrogenase family protein has product MSNPGMDADVFEQFIEQLERYVRDRLLPAEREIIESDAIPAEILSEMRDMGLFGLTIPEEHGGAGMNVSQYIKTIHTLSYAMPAFRSIISINIGMFASALKNGGTEAQKAEWLPRVASGEIACFGLTEPGSGSDSAGLQTTATQTDNGWILNGTKRYITNSPFAKVGLIMARTSKENLPKNAHVSAFVVPFDAPGITIGKSDKKMGQSGSHIADVVMDDVRVGGEALLGGELGKGFAYAMMSLDNGRMSVGAAATAYARRALDSAVRYATERKAFGEPIANFQLIQQMLAQSEIDIYAAECTMEDVTRRADAGENVLRKAAAFKVFASEMCGRVVDACVQVYGGAGYLAEYDAERFFRDARIYRIYEGTTQILQLQIAKHMLREFAAAN; this is encoded by the coding sequence ATGAGCAACCCCGGTATGGACGCCGACGTCTTCGAACAATTTATCGAGCAGCTCGAACGCTATGTGCGCGATCGGCTTCTCCCCGCCGAACGGGAGATTATCGAAAGCGACGCGATCCCGGCCGAAATCCTGTCCGAAATGCGCGACATGGGCCTGTTCGGCCTGACGATCCCCGAGGAGCATGGCGGCGCGGGGATGAACGTCAGCCAATATATCAAGACGATCCACACGCTGAGCTATGCGATGCCGGCGTTCCGTTCGATCATATCGATCAACATCGGCATGTTCGCTTCAGCGCTGAAGAATGGTGGGACCGAGGCGCAGAAGGCCGAATGGCTGCCGCGTGTTGCATCCGGCGAGATCGCCTGCTTCGGCCTGACCGAGCCCGGATCGGGATCGGACTCGGCGGGGCTTCAGACCACAGCGACGCAGACCGACAATGGCTGGATCTTGAACGGCACCAAGCGCTACATCACCAATTCGCCCTTCGCGAAGGTCGGACTGATCATGGCGCGGACGAGCAAGGAGAATCTGCCGAAGAACGCGCATGTGTCGGCCTTCGTCGTCCCCTTCGACGCCCCCGGCATCACGATCGGCAAGTCGGACAAGAAGATGGGCCAGTCGGGCAGCCATATCGCCGACGTCGTGATGGACGACGTTCGCGTTGGCGGCGAAGCCTTGCTTGGCGGCGAGCTCGGCAAGGGCTTTGCCTATGCGATGATGAGCCTCGACAATGGTCGCATGTCGGTCGGCGCGGCGGCGACCGCCTATGCCCGCCGCGCGCTCGACAGCGCGGTGCGCTACGCGACCGAACGTAAGGCTTTTGGTGAACCGATCGCGAACTTCCAGCTGATCCAGCAGATGCTCGCGCAGAGCGAGATCGATATCTATGCCGCCGAATGCACGATGGAGGATGTCACGCGCCGCGCCGATGCGGGCGAGAATGTCCTGCGCAAGGCCGCGGCGTTCAAGGTCTTCGCATCCGAAATGTGCGGCCGCGTCGTCGATGCCTGCGTGCAGGTCTATGGCGGCGCGGGCTACCTTGCCGAATATGACGCCGAGCGTTTCTTCCGCGATGCGCGCATCTATCGCATCTACGAAGGCACGACGCAGATCCTGCAGCTTCAGATCGCGAAGCATATGCTGCGCGAATTTGCCGCAGCAAACTGA
- a CDS encoding SDR family NAD(P)-dependent oxidoreductase, producing the protein MGGILDGKVVAITGAGRGIGRELALHCAALGAAVVVNDPGVAQAGEGGDAAPAQQTVDDILAAGGKAAANFGNVADPKEAASIIEDAVARFGRIDAVVNNAGILRDTIWHKMSYEDWKSVIEVNLTGVFNVSKAATPYFREQQSGSFIHFTSTSGLIGNIGQANYSAAKLGVVALSQSIALDMARVGVRSNCIAPFAWSRMTSSIPATTPAEQERVNRLQSMSADKIAPLVAYLASDLSKDVTNQIFSVRKNEILLFSKPRPVRSMAKLEGWTAEAIASELIPAFRPDFARADEVSAHVFPYDPI; encoded by the coding sequence ATGGGCGGGATTCTGGATGGCAAGGTCGTCGCGATCACCGGCGCGGGACGCGGGATCGGGCGGGAGCTGGCGCTCCACTGCGCCGCGTTGGGTGCGGCGGTCGTCGTCAACGATCCGGGCGTGGCGCAAGCCGGCGAGGGCGGCGATGCGGCTCCGGCGCAGCAGACCGTAGACGACATATTGGCGGCGGGCGGGAAGGCTGCGGCCAATTTCGGCAATGTCGCCGATCCCAAGGAAGCCGCTTCGATCATCGAGGACGCGGTGGCCCGTTTCGGCCGCATCGATGCGGTTGTGAACAACGCCGGCATCCTCCGCGACACGATCTGGCACAAGATGAGTTATGAGGATTGGAAGAGCGTCATCGAGGTCAACCTCACCGGCGTCTTCAACGTCTCGAAGGCTGCGACGCCCTATTTTCGCGAGCAACAGTCGGGCAGCTTCATCCACTTCACCTCGACCAGCGGCCTCATTGGGAACATCGGGCAGGCCAATTATTCGGCCGCCAAGCTTGGCGTCGTCGCGCTGTCGCAGTCGATCGCGCTCGACATGGCGCGCGTCGGTGTCCGCTCGAACTGCATCGCACCCTTCGCATGGAGCCGCATGACCTCGTCGATCCCGGCGACAACCCCGGCGGAGCAGGAGCGCGTCAACCGGCTCCAGTCGATGTCGGCCGACAAGATCGCGCCGCTCGTCGCCTATCTGGCGTCCGACCTGTCGAAGGATGTCACGAACCAGATTTTCAGCGTGCGCAAGAACGAGATATTGCTCTTCTCGAAACCGCGTCCCGTTCGCTCGATGGCGAAGCTCGAGGGTTGGACCGCAGAGGCGATCGCCAGCGAACTGATCCCCGCCTTCCGTCCCGATTTCGCGCGCGCCGATGAGGTGTCGGCGCACGTCTTCCCTTACGATCCGATTTGA
- a CDS encoding helix-turn-helix domain-containing protein → MTGPVRSVSQAFAILRLLADEGALTLSDIGKMIGSSPSSCLNLLKTLVAERVIERDMRTKRYRLALPWQDVDALRDSRAARLVDRSLPLLGRFAQANDAAVGLWKIVSRDRMQLAARGESDAGMRLTLADDQRQPLGAGAAGRAITAAQAVDAAELARRFGSVRWQTELAFEAYASQVDEARTKGFAVDHGHAHRGVFTAASALTDIAPGFCITASFVAGSRSERELETIGAALSKLGKEIALLSA, encoded by the coding sequence ATGACCGGCCCGGTACGCTCCGTCTCGCAAGCCTTTGCGATCCTCCGACTGCTCGCTGACGAGGGCGCGCTGACGCTGTCGGACATCGGAAAGATGATCGGATCCAGTCCGTCCAGCTGCTTGAACCTGCTGAAAACCCTCGTTGCGGAGCGCGTGATCGAACGCGATATGCGCACCAAGCGCTACCGTCTCGCTCTGCCATGGCAGGATGTCGATGCTCTGCGTGACAGCCGGGCAGCGCGGCTGGTCGATCGCTCGCTTCCCCTGCTGGGCCGCTTCGCTCAGGCAAATGACGCCGCCGTGGGGCTCTGGAAAATCGTCTCGCGCGATCGCATGCAACTGGCCGCGCGCGGCGAAAGCGACGCGGGCATGCGGCTGACGCTCGCCGACGACCAGCGCCAGCCGCTGGGAGCAGGTGCAGCAGGACGAGCGATCACGGCCGCGCAGGCTGTCGACGCGGCCGAACTCGCACGACGTTTTGGATCGGTGCGTTGGCAAACCGAACTCGCGTTCGAAGCCTATGCCAGTCAGGTGGACGAAGCGAGGACCAAGGGATTTGCGGTCGACCATGGTCATGCCCATCGCGGGGTGTTTACGGCGGCGAGCGCACTCACCGACATCGCGCCCGGCTTTTGCATTACAGCCTCATTTGTCGCCGGGTCGCGAAGCGAGCGCGAATTGGAAACCATCGGCGCCGCGCTGTCCAAACTCGGCAAGGAAATCGCCCTGCTTTCGGCATGA